The Synchiropus splendidus isolate RoL2022-P1 chromosome 1, RoL_Sspl_1.0, whole genome shotgun sequence genome includes a window with the following:
- the chmp6b gene encoding charged multivesicular body protein 6: MGNLFGKKKQSRVTVQDKAILQLKQQRDKLRQYQKKINLRLETDRQLARQLLREGKKEKALLLLKKKRYQENLLDKTDNQISNLETMVQDLEFAQIEMKVLDGLKVGNECLKKMHEIMSIEEVERIMDETQDAIEYQRQIDDILAGSLSQDDEDAVLAELEAITQGDVELPDVPKEQLPEVPEHPEQEPARERRKKKPERELLAA, translated from the exons ATGGGAAACTTGTTCGGGAAAAAGAAGCAGAGCCGAGTGACAGTGCAGGACAAGGCCATTCTG CAACTGAAGCAACAGAGAGATAAACTCCGCCAGTATCAGAAGAAGATCAACCTTCGACTGGAGACAGACCGACAACTGGCCAGGCAGCTGCTAcgtgaaggaaagaagga AaaagcgctgctgctgctgaagaagaaacGCTACCAGGAAAATCTTCTGGACAAAACAGACAACCAGATCAGCAACCTTGAGACAATG GTGCAAGACCTGGAGTTTGCTCAGATCGAGATGAAAGTTCTGGATGGCTTGAAAGTTGGAAACGAATGTCtgaagaaaatgcatgag ATCATGTCCATTGAGGAAGTAGAGCGAATCATGGATGAAACTCAGGATGCTATTGAGTACCAGCGG CAAATCGATGACATTCTAGCCGGGTCCTTGTCTCAGGACGACGAAGATGCTGTCCTGGCCGAGCTGGAGGCCATCACACag GGAGACGTTGAACTTCCAGACGTTCCCAAAGAACAGCTTCCCGAGGTTCCGGAGCATCCAGAGCAGGAACCAG CACGAGAACGTCGAAAGAAGAAACCGGAGCGAGAACTCCTTGCAGCGTAG
- the baiap2b gene encoding brain-specific angiogenesis inhibitor 1-associated protein 2 isoform X2, with product MVGSHAPTRMSRTDEVHRITENVYKSIMEQFNPCLRNFIAMGKSYEKALTSVTHAAKGYFDALVRMGEMASESRGSKDVGEVLFQMAEVHRQIQIQLEEMLRSFHNELLTELEKKVELDARYLNAALKKYQMEHKSKHEGLEKSRSDLKKLRRKSQGGKPPVKFGDKEMQYVEAISNQQGELDDYIAEGYKNALSEERRRFCFLVDRQCAAARSSSQYHGKSKELLAQKIPVWQQACAEQNKLADRAMFLAPQMTSGAAGPQLGAKALPGASEMTGLRSSGGLGQQRLMAVADGGMPAVNGTIHGAEDYREWTDAKVSSQSQRHASEVYSNTLPVRKVAPAKTKATLTETRTLPRSSSMAAGLERNGRTRVQAVFSHAAGDNSTLLSFNEGDIVVLLVPEARDGWHYGESEKTRMRGWFPFSYTRVLTDVQDESSKQLRVHNLQHGRSSSTGNLLDREELPDPDYNLRMTAPHAGGRQQQRPYSVAVPGFSQPGSDEYESHFPSSSPEGKLISTV from the exons TCCATCATGGAGCAGTTCAATCCTTGCCTTCGTAATTTCATCGCAATGGGGAAAAGCTATGAGAAGGCGCTGACCA GTGTCACTCACGCTGCTAAGGGCTACTTCGACGCTCTGGTGCGGATGGGCGAGATGGCGAGCGAAAGTCGTGGCTCTAAGGATGTGG GGGAGGTTCTGTTCCAGATGGCTGAGGTCCATCGTCAGATTCAGatccagctggaggagatg CTAAGGTCGTTCCATAATGAGCTGCTGACAGAGCTGGAGAAGAAGGTGGAGCTGGACGCACGCTATCTCAAC gctgcTCTTAAGAAGTACCAGATGGAACACAAGAGTAAGCACGAGGGTTTGGAGAAAAGTCGCTCCGATTTGAAGAAGCTGCGGAGGAAAAGTCAGGGAGGAAAACCGCCGGTGAAGTTCGGGGACAAAGAAATGCAG TATGTGGAGGCCATCAGTAACCAGCAGGGAGAGCTAGACGACTACATCGCTGAAGGATATAAGAACGCGCTGTCTGAGGAACGAAGACGGTTCTGCTTCCTGGTGGACCGTCAGTGTGCGGCTGCCCGGAGCTCCAGCCAGTACCATGGCAAG AGCAAAGAACTTTTGGCCCAGAAGATCCCAGTTTGGCAGCAGGCCTGCGCGGAGCAAAACAAGCTCGCAGACCGGGCAATGTTCCTGGCCCCACAGATGACGTCGGGAGCCGCTGGCCCTCAGCTCGGTGCCAAAGCACTACCTGGTGCCTCTGAAATGACCGGTCTGAGGTCGAGTGGAGGTCTTGGTCAGCAG CGGCTCATGGCAGTTGCAGACGGCGGTATGCCAGCGGTTAACGGAACAATTCATGGAGCGGAAGATTATCGCGAGTGGACTGATGCCAAAGTCTCATCGCAGAGCCAGAGACACGCCAGCGAAGTTTACTCCAACACACTTCCTGTCCGCAAGGTGGCACCAGCCAAGACCAAAGCCACACTGA CTGAGACCAGGACCCTTCCCCGGTCCAGCTCCATGGCTGCTGGATTGGAGCGGAATGGCCGCACCCGTGTCCAGGCCGTCTTCTCTCATGCAGCTGGAGACAACAGCACGCTGCTTAGCTTTAATGAGGGCGACATCGTAGTGCTACTGGTGCCGGAGGCGAGGGATGGTTGGCATTACGGGGAAAGCGAGAAAACGCGGAT GCGCGGCTGGTTCCCCTTCTCCTACACCCGCGTCCTCACTGATGTTCAGGATGAGTCCAGCAAGCAGCTCAGAGTGCACAA CCTTCAGCatgggagaagcagcagcaccgGCAACCTTCTGGACCGGGAAGAGCTTCCTGATCCCGACTATAACCTGCGTATGACAGCGCCACACGCTGGTGGAAGACAGCAGCAGAGGCCGTACAGTGTCGCCGTGCCTGGTTTCTCCCAG ccGGGAAGCGACGAGTACGAATCTCATTTTCCATCCAG TTCCCCAGAAGGAAAACTGATTTCCACGGTGTGA
- the baiap2b gene encoding brain-specific angiogenesis inhibitor 1-associated protein 2 isoform X3 codes for MVGSHAPTRMSRTDEVHRITENVYKSIMEQFNPCLRNFIAMGKSYEKALTREVLFQMAEVHRQIQIQLEEMLRSFHNELLTELEKKVELDARYLNAALKKYQMEHKSKHEGLEKSRSDLKKLRRKSQGGKPPVKFGDKEMQYVEAISNQQGELDDYIAEGYKNALSEERRRFCFLVDRQCAAARSSSQYHGKSKELLAQKIPVWQQACAEQNKLADRAMFLAPQMTSGAAGPQLGAKALPGASEMTGLRSSGGLGQQQRLMAVADGGMPAVNGTIHGAEDYREWTDAKVSSQSQRHASEVYSNTLPVRKVAPAKTKATLTETRTLPRSSSMAAGLERNGRTRVQAVFSHAAGDNSTLLSFNEGDIVVLLVPEARDGWHYGESEKTRMRGWFPFSYTRVLTDVQDESSKQLRVHNLQHGRSSSTGNLLDREELPDPDYNLRMTAPHAGGRQQQRPYSVAVPGFSQPGSDEYESHFPSSSPEGKLISTV; via the exons TCCATCATGGAGCAGTTCAATCCTTGCCTTCGTAATTTCATCGCAATGGGGAAAAGCTATGAGAAGGCGCTGACCA GGGAGGTTCTGTTCCAGATGGCTGAGGTCCATCGTCAGATTCAGatccagctggaggagatg CTAAGGTCGTTCCATAATGAGCTGCTGACAGAGCTGGAGAAGAAGGTGGAGCTGGACGCACGCTATCTCAAC gctgcTCTTAAGAAGTACCAGATGGAACACAAGAGTAAGCACGAGGGTTTGGAGAAAAGTCGCTCCGATTTGAAGAAGCTGCGGAGGAAAAGTCAGGGAGGAAAACCGCCGGTGAAGTTCGGGGACAAAGAAATGCAG TATGTGGAGGCCATCAGTAACCAGCAGGGAGAGCTAGACGACTACATCGCTGAAGGATATAAGAACGCGCTGTCTGAGGAACGAAGACGGTTCTGCTTCCTGGTGGACCGTCAGTGTGCGGCTGCCCGGAGCTCCAGCCAGTACCATGGCAAG AGCAAAGAACTTTTGGCCCAGAAGATCCCAGTTTGGCAGCAGGCCTGCGCGGAGCAAAACAAGCTCGCAGACCGGGCAATGTTCCTGGCCCCACAGATGACGTCGGGAGCCGCTGGCCCTCAGCTCGGTGCCAAAGCACTACCTGGTGCCTCTGAAATGACCGGTCTGAGGTCGAGTGGAGGTCTTGGTCAGCAG CAGCGGCTCATGGCAGTTGCAGACGGCGGTATGCCAGCGGTTAACGGAACAATTCATGGAGCGGAAGATTATCGCGAGTGGACTGATGCCAAAGTCTCATCGCAGAGCCAGAGACACGCCAGCGAAGTTTACTCCAACACACTTCCTGTCCGCAAGGTGGCACCAGCCAAGACCAAAGCCACACTGA CTGAGACCAGGACCCTTCCCCGGTCCAGCTCCATGGCTGCTGGATTGGAGCGGAATGGCCGCACCCGTGTCCAGGCCGTCTTCTCTCATGCAGCTGGAGACAACAGCACGCTGCTTAGCTTTAATGAGGGCGACATCGTAGTGCTACTGGTGCCGGAGGCGAGGGATGGTTGGCATTACGGGGAAAGCGAGAAAACGCGGAT GCGCGGCTGGTTCCCCTTCTCCTACACCCGCGTCCTCACTGATGTTCAGGATGAGTCCAGCAAGCAGCTCAGAGTGCACAA CCTTCAGCatgggagaagcagcagcaccgGCAACCTTCTGGACCGGGAAGAGCTTCCTGATCCCGACTATAACCTGCGTATGACAGCGCCACACGCTGGTGGAAGACAGCAGCAGAGGCCGTACAGTGTCGCCGTGCCTGGTTTCTCCCAG ccGGGAAGCGACGAGTACGAATCTCATTTTCCATCCAG TTCCCCAGAAGGAAAACTGATTTCCACGGTGTGA
- the baiap2b gene encoding brain-specific angiogenesis inhibitor 1-associated protein 2 isoform X1, translated as MVGSHAPTRMSRTDEVHRITENVYKSIMEQFNPCLRNFIAMGKSYEKALTSVTHAAKGYFDALVRMGEMASESRGSKDVGEVLFQMAEVHRQIQIQLEEMLRSFHNELLTELEKKVELDARYLNAALKKYQMEHKSKHEGLEKSRSDLKKLRRKSQGGKPPVKFGDKEMQYVEAISNQQGELDDYIAEGYKNALSEERRRFCFLVDRQCAAARSSSQYHGKSKELLAQKIPVWQQACAEQNKLADRAMFLAPQMTSGAAGPQLGAKALPGASEMTGLRSSGGLGQQQRLMAVADGGMPAVNGTIHGAEDYREWTDAKVSSQSQRHASEVYSNTLPVRKVAPAKTKATLTETRTLPRSSSMAAGLERNGRTRVQAVFSHAAGDNSTLLSFNEGDIVVLLVPEARDGWHYGESEKTRMRGWFPFSYTRVLTDVQDESSKQLRVHNLQHGRSSSTGNLLDREELPDPDYNLRMTAPHAGGRQQQRPYSVAVPGFSQPGSDEYESHFPSSSPEGKLISTV; from the exons TCCATCATGGAGCAGTTCAATCCTTGCCTTCGTAATTTCATCGCAATGGGGAAAAGCTATGAGAAGGCGCTGACCA GTGTCACTCACGCTGCTAAGGGCTACTTCGACGCTCTGGTGCGGATGGGCGAGATGGCGAGCGAAAGTCGTGGCTCTAAGGATGTGG GGGAGGTTCTGTTCCAGATGGCTGAGGTCCATCGTCAGATTCAGatccagctggaggagatg CTAAGGTCGTTCCATAATGAGCTGCTGACAGAGCTGGAGAAGAAGGTGGAGCTGGACGCACGCTATCTCAAC gctgcTCTTAAGAAGTACCAGATGGAACACAAGAGTAAGCACGAGGGTTTGGAGAAAAGTCGCTCCGATTTGAAGAAGCTGCGGAGGAAAAGTCAGGGAGGAAAACCGCCGGTGAAGTTCGGGGACAAAGAAATGCAG TATGTGGAGGCCATCAGTAACCAGCAGGGAGAGCTAGACGACTACATCGCTGAAGGATATAAGAACGCGCTGTCTGAGGAACGAAGACGGTTCTGCTTCCTGGTGGACCGTCAGTGTGCGGCTGCCCGGAGCTCCAGCCAGTACCATGGCAAG AGCAAAGAACTTTTGGCCCAGAAGATCCCAGTTTGGCAGCAGGCCTGCGCGGAGCAAAACAAGCTCGCAGACCGGGCAATGTTCCTGGCCCCACAGATGACGTCGGGAGCCGCTGGCCCTCAGCTCGGTGCCAAAGCACTACCTGGTGCCTCTGAAATGACCGGTCTGAGGTCGAGTGGAGGTCTTGGTCAGCAG CAGCGGCTCATGGCAGTTGCAGACGGCGGTATGCCAGCGGTTAACGGAACAATTCATGGAGCGGAAGATTATCGCGAGTGGACTGATGCCAAAGTCTCATCGCAGAGCCAGAGACACGCCAGCGAAGTTTACTCCAACACACTTCCTGTCCGCAAGGTGGCACCAGCCAAGACCAAAGCCACACTGA CTGAGACCAGGACCCTTCCCCGGTCCAGCTCCATGGCTGCTGGATTGGAGCGGAATGGCCGCACCCGTGTCCAGGCCGTCTTCTCTCATGCAGCTGGAGACAACAGCACGCTGCTTAGCTTTAATGAGGGCGACATCGTAGTGCTACTGGTGCCGGAGGCGAGGGATGGTTGGCATTACGGGGAAAGCGAGAAAACGCGGAT GCGCGGCTGGTTCCCCTTCTCCTACACCCGCGTCCTCACTGATGTTCAGGATGAGTCCAGCAAGCAGCTCAGAGTGCACAA CCTTCAGCatgggagaagcagcagcaccgGCAACCTTCTGGACCGGGAAGAGCTTCCTGATCCCGACTATAACCTGCGTATGACAGCGCCACACGCTGGTGGAAGACAGCAGCAGAGGCCGTACAGTGTCGCCGTGCCTGGTTTCTCCCAG ccGGGAAGCGACGAGTACGAATCTCATTTTCCATCCAG TTCCCCAGAAGGAAAACTGATTTCCACGGTGTGA